In the Angustibacter sp. Root456 genome, CGGCGCTGCTGGAGGTGATGGAAGAGGGTCGCGTCACGGTCGACGGCGTGGCGCACTCGGTCGGCGCGCCGTTCATGGTGATCGCGACGCAGAACCCGATCGAGCAGGCCGGCACCTACCGGCTGCCCGAGGCCCAGCTCGACCGGTTCCTCATGAAGACCTCGCTCGGCTACCCCGACCACGAGGCCACCGTCGCGGTGCTCGCCGAGGCCAGCACGCGTGACCGCACCAAGCAGCTGCAGCCCGTGATCACCAGCTCGGTGGTCGCTGACATGGCGGCCCTGGCCGACGAGATCCACGTCGACCCGGCGCTGCTGTCGTACGTCAGCCGGATCGCCGAGGAGACCCGCCGCCACCCCGACGTCCGGCTGGGCCTGTCGGTGCGCGGGTGCCTGGCCTTCGTGCGCTGCGCCAAGACCTGGGCCGCCTCGCAGGGCCGCAACTACGTCGTCCCCGACGACATCAAGATGCTGGCGACACCGGTGCTCAACCACCGCCTGCTGCTCACCGCCGAGGCGCAGTTCGCTGGGACGTCGGTCGAGCAGGTCATCGCGCAGGTGCTCGCCGAGGTGGCGCCCCCGGTCGAGCGGGTCGCCTGATCCGATGCGTGAGCGTGCGGAGCGGCTGCGGCAGCGGCTGGCCGGAGCCCTGGGCCCGGCCGGCCGGCCGGTGGGTCGCGTGCTCGGCTGGGTGTCGGGCCTGGGCTGGTCGGTGCTGGCGCTCGCCGTCGTGGCGCTGCTGGCCGGACGCCGGTTCGGCTGGGTCGAGCTCATGGTCGTCGCCGTCGCGTGCGCCACGCTCTTCGTGCTCTGCTGCGTGCTGGTCGCGGGCCGGACGCGCCTCGAGATCGTGGCCGAGGTGTCGCCTCACCGCGTGACCGTGGGGGAGGCGGCGGGCGGTCGGGTGCTCGTGACCAACCACGCGCGGCGCACGCTGCTGCCCGTCGTGGTCGAGCTGCCCATCGGGGTCGGTGCCGCCCGGTTCGTGCTACCGACCATCGCGAGCGGCACGACGCACGAGGAGCTGTTCGTCGTGCCCACCGAGCACCGCGGCGTCATCGACGTCGGGCCGGCCACGACGGTGCAGGGTGACCCCTTCGGCCTCGTGCGCCGCACGCTGACCTGGACCGCCGTCACCCAGCTGTTCGTGCACCCCCGCACCGTTCCGCTCGAGAGCCTCGGCTCGGGCCTGCTGCGCGACCTCGAGGGCGACACCACCGAGGACCTCTCGATGAGCGACCTCGCCTTCCACGCCCTGCGCGAGTACCAGCCCGGCGACGACCGCCGGTACATCCACTGGCGGTCGTCAGCCAAGCACGG is a window encoding:
- a CDS encoding DUF58 domain-containing protein — protein: MRERAERLRQRLAGALGPAGRPVGRVLGWVSGLGWSVLALAVVALLAGRRFGWVELMVVAVACATLFVLCCVLVAGRTRLEIVAEVSPHRVTVGEAAGGRVLVTNHARRTLLPVVVELPIGVGAARFVLPTIASGTTHEELFVVPTEHRGVIDVGPATTVQGDPFGLVRRTLTWTAVTQLFVHPRTVPLESLGSGLLRDLEGDTTEDLSMSDLAFHALREYQPGDDRRYIHWRSSAKHGRLLVRQFLDTRRSHVAVVVDTGLDAYAGGEPDAETALSVGASIAVRSIRDEQDTTVCAGGLSASRTTAPLTLDVLARVQTGRGDLEAAAAEAVRLAPDASLAVVVTGPQRAFVDVRRATAHFEQDVRVVVLVVDSSARAGVQHVAGLTVLTLADLAELRNLLVSGVRS
- a CDS encoding MoxR family ATPase — encoded protein: MTVTHEQVEWYAQTFDTLVANIERALLGKAHVVRLALTCLLSEGHLLLEDFPGTGKTMLARAIAGTVQGSNSRIQFTPDLLPSDVTGVTIYEPGKQVFEFHPGPIFATIVLADEINRASPKTQSALLEVMEEGRVTVDGVAHSVGAPFMVIATQNPIEQAGTYRLPEAQLDRFLMKTSLGYPDHEATVAVLAEASTRDRTKQLQPVITSSVVADMAALADEIHVDPALLSYVSRIAEETRRHPDVRLGLSVRGCLAFVRCAKTWAASQGRNYVVPDDIKMLATPVLNHRLLLTAEAQFAGTSVEQVIAQVLAEVAPPVERVA